The Xylocopa sonorina isolate GNS202 chromosome 11, iyXylSono1_principal, whole genome shotgun sequence genome includes the window CCACTTCCAGGAGAAAACCGTGTGTCGTCTCGGTCACCTACGTCATCGAGAAAGGACACGATTATGAATAAGTTAAGCCGAAAAGGGCTAATCAGCTTAAAAGGGAAACACGCGCGATAACTTGGAGGAGTTACTGGCTACGACTGCTCAGCCTGGCTAGGTACCACCGACCGTCCGAGGGAACTACTCTGCTTAAATAAAGCCGTAAACTGCACGTGTAATTAGAATCCAAGAATCCGAGCTAATTAACGATTCAAGGAAGACTCCTATTCCTTAGGTATCCGCGAGGGCGTAGGAGGTTCCGCCGTTGGACAATAAAAGGAAAGTAAAAGACTGCCGACTCGTGCAATCGTAACGAAGAGACCTGAGCTTAATTTGTACCGCTCCGCCGTCCTCGCATTCCCGTGGAATCTTAACAACGTATTTTGCAGCCTACGCGTGAACAAAAACTTTCGTTGCGCTCCGGAACGATTCCATTAGGAAGGCATCGATACCGTGCCATTTTTTAACGCCCTCCGCCGCCCATCCGATGGACGAACTTGTTTCGCTTGTGCGCGAGGAATGCGAAAACAGGCTGTAACGATGCAAATGGGAGGATTGCGATGCAAGCCGGGAGATTCACCGAACGAATGGTAGAAACGATGAAAGAGACAGATGAACTACTTTACGAAAGACCCGAACGTTCGCGGAGAACGTCCAGGCCGGGGAATCGTTTCCGGTGATGACGCGTTTTTCGATGCTGCGTACAAGCGAAGCATCGTGTCGCCGCGGACAGAAGTAGAGGCAATCAGACGAGACAATAAGAAATGACAAGAGAGAGGCAAGCCAGGAGGTGCCAAGTGTCGGGATGCAGTTATTGGAGTCACGTCTAGTCTAACCGCGAAAGCTCGCGACGAAACAATCCGCCGTCTCTCGCTTCTTTCTCGCGTTCAATGCGCTGAATCGTGTCCCTGGAACCGAGCTGTCCTTCGGCTGAAGCTGCACAACTCGGCTTCCTCGAAGTCTCGACCGATACCTCTCCTCGGCGTTCCCGCGCGAACGAGTCGCAGAAACGTATTGCGCGTTTTAAATCCGATACACCGGCCGCGCAATTTGTACCAGCGATTTATTCTTCATCTGCGCGCATAATTAGGCGGCGAGCAGCGGACACGCTAGCATAAATTCCCGAATTTAATTTGCGTACCCGACAGTCCGCCGTCAGGCTTGATCGTCTCAGCGAGATACCAGTTCAACGTTCGCTCTTCATTGCGAGAGACCCCCATCGAGCGAATCTTGTTTGGTACAGAGTCACCTGCTTTCAGGGCCGTAGCCCCGGCTGATCTCGAACGAAAGCCGGAACTTTATTGCGTTCTTGCACGAGAGACACGTTTACGACGTGAGCCGGAAGAGAACGAGAGTGAAACGCGTGATACAGACGGTCCAACCCCGGAAGGGGCGAAACGGGGAAAGATGGAATAAGGCATGAAACATCCAATAGAGAAGAATACCATTAAAGAGCTGTCTGATCGCCCACTGTTCTATCGGAGAGGCAGAGCCTCGGCCTTAGCTGCAGGATTCCACTTTCGTCCCTCCTCGCCCTCTGTCTTTATTCTCCGATTCACCGGTGCCCCGTTATGTCCCTCCTGCTTTTCTAGCGAATTCACGAAGATCAAAGAGTCGGAGATCCCCGAGATGTTTGGAAATCAAAGTACATTCGAACAGTTATGACACACTTTATTATTTTATACAGCGAATTAATGTAACCAACGTGTCGACGAGTTTCAATTAGAAACTTCATTTGAATTTCATATTTTATTGCTAATTGGTTTTAGCTCCGAATCCTTTGAATTCAATGGAGCACGGTTATGATAGTCCACGCGCAATTATCTGCTCTAGCTATTAATTAAGTTGTACCGTACCGTCGTAAAAAGCCAGCAGGAAAAAGCATGTCCGAAGGCTGCCTGTTTCTACGATTACACGTCTATAGCGCCACAAGGATACATCCCTCCAATTAAACGTAATTATCGTTCCGCACACATGTGGTCCATTTAATAATTTACTCGATAATAACAAAACGACCTTAATAAGCTTCAGCGATCGTCAATTAGCTGAAACGGTTAACTAAAACGCACGCCAGCGATTCCTCCGCAAAAAAAAGGCGAGTCCTCGCTGTTCTCCAAGATCGAAGCGCGAACGAATCGCAACCCCTCGACGCGAGACGCACACGCGTGCGTGTCGCTCGAAGAAAAATCGGGAACAGGCAACGCTGCGAAATTTCATTTACGATCAGAGTTTCGCCAGTGAGCAACGCCGCGAAATGTTAATTAAAATCGACAAAATACAAGATCGTCCGGCGGCTGGTTAACGCGCAGAACGTACATACACGCAGGAGGGtgcgcgcgcgtgcacacgTGCACGTCCGCGTAATGGACGGGGCACGGTTGTTCTGTTTTGAATGAACGCCGTCGAGGCACCCCGTGTGCACACACGCGCGCTCACGCACCCACCAGGGGCATACAGGTGCACGCACACACGTGGAGGGAAAAGGCCGACGCGGGTGGATCGACCGGTAGAGGGATTGCATTCGGACGCGTAGACGCGTGGGTAATAGTGAAAAAGATGACAGGAGGTGTGTATATACTCACTTTTTCCAAGTGACCGTGCGAGCTGCGTCTGCACTTTCGTCACGTAAACACCACCGTTTATTGTCCCTCGCGTAGACAAGCGGTTCAACCGTACGCGTGGCACAATTACAAAGCGACTGCCTCCACGGACTACCGCGTAATCCCGGTTAAATCGGACAAAGGATCGACGAGGAGGGGTCGCCGCGTGCGTGCCTACGCCGAAAATCGAGCTCGAGGAACCGTTTCACCACCGGCGATAATTGAAACGGGTATCAAACTGCCGCGGCGACCACGAATCACGCGCAATCGAATCGTCGGCGTGGCCGTGCAACGAGGATACTTTCAGGTATATTAGCGGTCGGTCGACGCGACTCCGTAAGGAAACTCGCGGTCGCAGAGAGGACGCGGAGACACGAAAGCGGCGATGCGAGCGAAAGTAGCACTGGTACCGAACGAATTAATTGGGATGTTAATTAATCGATTAATCGGTGGCTGGTAACGGTGCACGAGTAATTGGCCACGCGCTGCTCTCTCCCTCGTTGTCTCGATCGACACGCCGGATTCGGTATTCACGAGGTCTCGGCAAGCAACGACCCTTCCACTCCCACGGAGTAAACTGGACGTCGATGCTTCGTCGTAATCCAACTGATAACGGAGCTTTCTTGGCACACGCGTTTACGTTTCTGCGAATTGTCGTACAACAGATATCGTTAGGTCCGCGAAAAGCGACAAAACCTTACGGAGCACACACGCGTGAACGGAATGTCACGAGACACAGAGAGTCGAGTCGGATGGCACTGTTTATTGTTGGCGTTGACTTCCAGCGAAGTTTCCCGATCGCTGCGTCACCGTGGCAGTACGACGTCGAGACTCGAAACCGATGGTCGAGCACAGCTGGTTGGAAATACCTGCGGACGATGGTCTTCTCCGTGGCCTCCCGTAAAAACTGCGGAGGGTAAGGTTAGTTCGATGGCGAACCAGTCGTTAGTCGCTTCTCCCCGATTGTTTTCCACCGGGGTCACGTACGAGTCGTGATACGCTCGATCGAGTACGAGCTTCCTTGCAGAGGTACCTGCTGTTCTATGCCGGAAATTTAGTTATTCCTGCGTCCAATGTCGGAGAGCACAGGCGTGTCTCTATCGTGGTCGATCCAAAAGGGTATCGAGAAGAATCCGAGCGTCCTCGAGTGTTTGCGCGCGAAACGAGGCTCCGATTTTTTCGAACGCGTCTAGCGGCACGTGGTGGTCCGGTTAAAATGGACGCTGCGTTCTCTCGAAATATCGCTCACCCCTTGGTAAACGTACGCTGATCTCGTTCCTGCGGCTTCTTCGAAAGCGGATGTTCGAATCGATATTATTCTCAACTCGACAGCGTGGCTTTCGCAGCGgagctcgcggatcaaaccatcGGCAGCGTTCGATTTGAAGTATCGACGACAGTCGATGCAGTCGACGTGGACGTGACGATGTTAAATGGACGACGTAGACGACGGCACTGACTCACTCCGATCGCGGGCAAAATGAATCGCGACGAATCGTATGGACCGCAGCAACGGACACCGATCGAAACGACCGATATGAGTCTCGCGTAATACTTTCGCACCGATCGCTACCACGCACGAGATACACGCGTTCTAATGGTCGTTCTAATGGTGCGGTGATCGCAGCTTCCTCGCTGGAACTGGTCCTCGTGAGCGCAAGAGGGAGATCGTATCTGCGTCGTATCGAAACTTGATTGCTACGAACGAGTTGTATGGAGCGTCGCGCACAATACAGATATCCTCCGGGGGTGTTGTACACGAGTCACTTTTAATCACTGTCAACAGTTTCGTTCGGTTTGCTGCGCTCTTTTCGCTGTCACTCTCGCACTCGGCGGCGAACTGAATACGCGGGAGACAGGTAAACCGGTAAGCACTGTGGCCGACACGATCGTGACCGAAGAGGACCGAACGAAGGACGGGCGCTTGGTTCGAGCGGTATCCTGCGACCGGCGAACGATTTCCTATCGGTGAACAGTCGGCAAAGTACCGTATCAATGGCTCTTCCGTTCACGACAAGACGCGACTCTTCGTCACCCTTTGATCTCGAGATGCTGGCGTGTATCTTTGCTCTTTATTTTCGCGAGGATCGCGTGGGTTCTTTGAAACGTAGTCCGGTTCCGTGGCTGCTCGCTCGTCCGTTGGCGGGCTTCGAATGACGAGCTGCGATCGCTCCCCACGCAACTCTCCGGCTCTCTCACTCGTTCTCCCTCGTACCTTGCGCGTGCTCTCTCTGTCGCGTTCGCCAGTACGCCGTCTCCCTCTATGGACCGGCTTTCTCCGTCCAGCCGGCTGGTGCAcgctctcttcctcttcctctttctctaccCCCGACGGGGAGAAATGCAGTCGTCGAAGTGCGACGAGGAAGGGAAGGCGATGTACGCGGGAGAAAGACGGGGTTGAACGCGCGCAAGCGCCAAGAACGTACATACTTACTGGTGGTATCCGCGAGGCGGTAAAAGCACCCCCCGCGAGAGCGCAACTTCCGTGCGGAGAAGGAAGAGGCGAGAACGGTCCCAGCAGCACCCTGCCGTAAGATACAGGGGGTGCGCGACTACCGAGCGCACCGAATGCGCCTCTACACAAGAAAGATCCACCGTGTACGAACCTATCTTCCCCTGGTTGCGCGCTAGAGGAACATTTTTAACACCGATGAGGCGGCTCAGCCGGCCATCTCATTAAGGGAGTCGCGATGCGAGGGGATGTATGTTGCACTTCTTGCACGGTACGTTTCGCGAAGCACGCAATTAAAAGTCGCGCTTTCGTCGCCATTTAAAGCTGTTGTGTGAAGCACGAAAAGCGCGTGAGACGCGTGGCTTTAAGTAAACCGTTTAAAATGCCCCTTCGGCTTTGATAGAACCCGCGTACGAATAACTTTATACGTATCCTAGAAAATATCGAGAGATGGATCGCTACGAGAGTAGCTGCAGGCCTGCGTTCTCTACAGAGTAAATTGATTTGTACCACTTTTTTCACGTGCCTgtattttttcccttttttttcatttttgtttttttttcaattggtTCGTTTAACCCATTTGCGCTTAACCCCAACACTAAAATTGATTAGGTATACGAGTAACGTGTTCCTTAATTGTGTAAATGAAAACACGAAAATTTGCCGTATTGATTAAACGTTgttttcatatatatatttttattcaacTTCGTGTAAACGAAATCCGTGTTTTCGAATTAATCAAATACAGTTGTTTCATCGTGTGTCGGACTGAACaaaatttcgtttatatttcTTTTACATTTTGACTTTTTTCCGGCGAGCATACGAAGGATGTAAATAGTTGTCACCTTTTTAATACCTTTTTCCTAACGCAAAATGGATCACGAGAGGCTACATGGACCGTGTTTTGTGAAAATAACATTTCATCCAGCTGCAGAAACATAATAAAACGACGTAATTTAATTCGCACGGATATCTGTTCAGGTGATACGTAATTAACGCGTGAAATGTTATTCCTGATTCGGATTTTTCTCCTCGCTGAAGTATTATTATCAATGTTTAGTTGTTAAAATTTATTTTGATATACAGCCGCGGCAAagttaatatttcttatcacttTTTAACCATAATTATTCCATCGTAACATTAATCACGGAAAATCCATGAAAGTTGAACCcgttttaaaataaaaatgaaaaagtaATGGAAAATATTATCTGCtcgatggtaaaatataatagaaGATGGTATAATGGAAAGTAGAGAAGCAGGAATTTTAATAACACGTGATTTAGAATTTGAGGGCAACGCGAAAGCGTAAGATGCACTAAAAGTCATCGCGAGTAACTTCCGGTCCGGTGTTAGCTGTTAAAGTCCTCTTATCTAAAAACTCTTTTAAAAGTGTACCACCAAAAAAGACGACAGTGCAGTCCGCAAGAACCCAGCTCGCCTTAGCGACTCGAGAAAGATCGTATCTCTACTGCTTATCGACTTCACTTGGTAGTTACGCCTGCTTCCGATGCAATTTTNNNNNNNNNNNNNNNNNNNNNNNNNNNNNNNNNNNNNNNNNNNNNNNNNNNNNNNNNNNNNNNNNNNNNNNNNNNNNNNNNNNNNNNNNNNNNNNNNNNNAATTTTCCAGTAACAAGCAGCCTGTCAATATAGGGTAGAAAATTGGTGTGTCTTACTTTCTGAGAAGTAAATCGCGACATTTTTATTGCTCCACGTCAAATATCGCAAAACAATCGATGGTTCGTTGCCACAAGGGTTGCTAAACGTAACAATTGTCTCGCAGAAGTTTCTTTCCACGGTTTACCAAACTGTAATACGTTCATAATTCATTCAGAATATTCATTCGTCCGTCGAGAATATTCGTCGTTCATAAATTTCCCCAAAAATAATCGCGATAAAACTAATCGCAAATCATTCGTTCGGTATTATCCAAGCTTTTCTCCTTTCAATTAGAAAGTCAATTTGCttatagaaaaagaaaaactatCTCGAAAAAACAATTTTTAACGACGTTCCTCTATAACTTTCAAAGAAATTACGCGATGAAGAGCGGTTCATTAAAAAGCAATCGTTGCACTTCGTCCACGATTTCCGTGTTCAAAGATTCAACCGCCGGAGGTTATTCCGGTAAAGTTTGAGATCACCTCGCGCAGTTTCTATTTATGAattacatatattttatatacgcTTCTGCTTACAAACTGCAGGCTGCATCTCGTACGAGTTATTACGTATTCAACGCGAAGCTGTTCCGCGGAGAAAAATAAATGATCAGTGATAGTGCGCGATATTAGGGGGACGGTAAATTACTTAGGTAAACTGGAACTAAGCTACGTATGAAAGTCCGCGGTTTTGATATAGGTACGTATATATGAATAAGCTGTCTGGTAAATTACGATCGATACGCAGTAGGAACGACGTGTCGACGATCCTCATTTTTCTCTGCCGCTCTAAATAATGAAAGTCAACTCTGGCTTGGCAAATACCGGCCAGACGAGGAATTGTTGCGTGCCACCTTCCTCTTGTCTCGTTCGTTTTCGTACGTTTAGCCTGTCTTCGAAAGACAACCGTCCTTGTCCGTGTATTGAACTTTCTTCCTGCGATTAAATATTTAACGCCTGGATCGATACAGTTCCGTATATCCGTGGTCTGCGACACGAGCCATCCGGCTGTTCTATGCGAGGCTCTTCCACTGGCCAGTCCGAGAAATTACTAACCGACCCTTTACTTTACCCGTACGCAAACACGTCCGCGTACGTCACTCTCAATCCACTTCATCCACCCCCCTTTCAAGCGACTAAAAACATTTTCCTGTACGAGACAGTCGATGCGGCGGCACCCTTGCGAAAATATCTGAGACACCCCCCCTGCGTAGGTGATTCTCCCGAATATTCGCTCGCCATAACCCAGGCATAAATATGCAGATCGTTCTCAAAGTGATTTATGGCACTCTGTGGAGAGTTTTAAACGATTGGTAAATAAGAGAAGAAATATTAATACCAGATTCTGTGCGATAGCCTGACGACGAGGCCACGCCCTTGACCATTGCCCTAGTTGGGCATCACCCTTCATTTACTAGCCTCATTATCCTCGTAATTAAACTTCAATATTAATTGGTTCTTAAACGAATTCGTGCGCCACAGGAACTCTGAAAATAAGATTCGAGTTAAAAGAAAAGAATAGAAAACGCGAGGTACCATTAATAGAAGCTGTTATAAACGCAAATGACGCTGCGTGAGTATTCTGAAATTTATGGTACAAATGTAAGGAGCGTTCTCTCCCTTTTGGACATTTTCTCCCGAGATCGATAGACCAAAGCCGCGTAAATGTCAGTATTTATTGACGTGAACCCCTGTTTCCCTTGACGATGATTGCCTTTGCCTGTAGTTCACCTACCTGTCCCGCCACCCACCACTTTGTGTCCTTTTTACCTTTTCTAACTCTTGCGCGATATGTCATGCCATTTTCCTTAGAGCGTGTTATAATTTATCGCCGACAGTAATGTCGCGCCAGACGTGGAAGAAAGAAATGTTTGCAGCCGTGATTTATCGCGTggacaataatttttttttttaagttattTAAATACAAGCGTTGCTCAAAATTTTTAAGTTCTTGTAATCCCTATGGATTTATATTGCTACAAATACACGATGAACAACTGGAGGTGATACAATAAATTTCTGTCGCAACGGCGATAGACGCTGTCTATAGAATCGAGAGTATGTAGATACGAGTGTAGCGGGGGATGAAACGTTCGTATCAGAATGGTGCTTTTTCTTTCGCGGTGTATAGAATTTTTAAACCCGTTGCTCCAGTTTCCGCTGAATTTTAATTCTGAAATATTCCGCTACTTAGTTTTTCTGGCCCATCCCGTTTTCGTGGCAatcattttttttctctcttcctcgaATAGATTAACGAGTACGAGAACATTAGCCTAACGTATAGAACGTAAACTGGATACTAACCAGTTTAATAAGATTAGAATAAAACAATCTCGCGACGGTGGCAACAATTTCGATTCGAAGGCAGACGTTCAAGCTTTTACAGGCGAGGTGTCTGAAAACATAATATCGACGATTTTAACGATCGTAACGTCATTTTTGTTCCCCGATATCGAGCGTCAAATAGTTGACGCATAGGAGCGAAGTCGAAATAGATTTAACAGAATTGTTGTCTGACAATTTCCACGACCAATATGACTTTAttcaatataaattataatcacGATTCAAGCGTTAATAGAACGCGCTCCAATTTTCAATTTCTCTCTACCGCTTTATACACTTCAATCTCTGCCGTCACTGTATACATAATTGAAGTTACATTTAAAATTAAACAACGCTGTCGCAACAACCAGGAATTCGAAGCGCCTGGAAAATAGTTTTTCTCATAAACATGTAACGACTACTTGTCGCAGTTTAATTTAAACGCCTACGTCTCCGGCCTAATCTCTCATCTAATATGTTCATCGCAAATCATCATCAAGACGGTCCCTTTTAATCACGACAGATTCCACCGTAATGCGGTTTTCTTCGTCGAGAATCCGATCAAAGGATATTAGTTGATCGTGTTTCTTCTATATACGTATAAACGTAGATTAGTTGGCCAGAGTACAGTTCATACCGGTTAACGAGCTGACCGCATGGGGCAACACTGTTGACTTACGTCGTAATCGTACCGGTGCTTAGCCTGTGATCTTGCATTTGCGGCTAATCAGCAGCTGGGATTGGTTTCAAAGGACTTACAACTAGTATCAAAtagtatatatatctatatatatatctaaGTTTGATACGAAATGATATAGATACACTTTGGTACCTTCGTGCAGAAATAATGTTCCAAACTTATCGTTCTTTGAGGCATACATCTCGATTTTAACTGATGAGCCTCGCGTATGAATACTGAAATGAGTTTAGAAAATAGCAGGTATTTAGTAGACGATTCTCATCGCGCGATTCTCCGAGATTGATCTATGCAACTCGTCAGAAGCGCGCGCTCAGCTCTCGTACGGATGAATCTTTAACTTCATCAGCTTTTACAGTAGGTTTGCCCGGATCGCGTCCGGCATCAAACAGAAAACGCAAGTCAGTTAGCCAATCCATTAAAACCATTTCATTGGAGACTTGCTGCGTAACGTCTATAACTCGGCTGACTTGCATTACGTCTGTAATATTTCAGGTAGCACACGTTGAACATTTACACCGTCCCCCTTTGTTGtatcgcctcgcgcgccgcataCAAAAGAGGCAGAGGAATAATAAAATATCTCGAAAACAGAATCCCTTTTGTCTCTTCGTTCTTTCAGCCTGCTCGGATAGGGAAGAAAACCTTTGTCGCCGTCCCGGCGTGTTTCGACTACAGATTTCGAGAGGAATAAAAGGAACGCGTCGCGTTGTTTGGCGCGAAGTTTAAAAACGTTGAAATCGTAACTACGGCTTCCCGTTTAAAATTGCCCGATAATGGCCGTTGCGGTTTCGAGCTGACGGCTGGTTCTTCTGTGGCCGCGCCGGGGGTGCAAACACGCTTTCATTCGGTCCCTCGTTCTCGTCGAGTCCTGTCATCGAATTGTCTGCCCGGCGTTGGTACCCGGCGCATGTTTGCTCGTCAGTTTCGCAACTTTACAAGCAATAACCGAAATCGTGCGGGACAGGTTTATGGTCGTGGCCCGGTGGTCCTTACGATTTCGCATTACACCTGACCGACAGCTGTGGACTTTAAGAGCCACAGATCTTCTTATCAGAACTGATTACACGGAAAGGGAAAGTCTCGTCCGATTTAAAATAGCGGCTCGCTTCTCTATCGGAATCTTCATCGTCGAATTATCTTTCGAGCTTTCATCGAGGCGACAGAAAATGTATAACACTGTGCAAACTTTTCTGGGACGAAGAGTTTCCCGGCGCATCAATCGAGCTTCAGTCGATATTCGCGCAAAAAACACTGGCAGAATCTAGAATAGAAGTTTCGAGTTGACGGTATACACGTAAATACGAATAAAACACAGAGGCGTCAAAGAGAGGAACTATACGACTGTAcaagcaaactctatttttagTCGATCATCATAAAAGCGGTATACGACGTTTTTATTTTTAGCAACGGAACATATGCCACGATTCACTTTTATACTACCGACACTTTTATATAGCACCTCGATCCAGCCATTTCCTTCCCGATTGTTATAAATAAGCACCAAATTATCGATCGCGTTTCACTCGTTTAGCGAGAGTCTAGTTTCCTCGTACCGTCTTCAAGTTACCTACTTACTTCCTTCAACTATATATTTAGCAACCGCGACGGTAAAAATACCAGGAGATGCCTCTGCCGTTGTCCTGCCTGTCGATAACTGTACATCAAAGTCCAGCGCGGAATTCTAAAGAGACAGTTCTATTCGCGGATCGAAAATGCGAACAACGACCTGCGGAAAAATTAATGAATCGCTCACGTACGCTCGCTTGCCAACGGTACACGGTTTCACCCTATTACCCGGGCAGCTTTAAAACGGGCTTCCATTTCGCTGGTATTTAAAGTGATTTAGAAGCTCGTCCCTATTTACGAAACAGATGTCTGCTGACCTCTCAGTGTCTGTCGTCATTAAAGAACAATCCGCGAGAAACAAGACCGTATCTCCGCTGAAGCGGTGGCCCCGCGCGTTCACAGGGGGTTGGTGGAACTGCGGGCAAACTAGATACTCGCGGACCGGTTCCAAGGGTGGAACGGAGATAGAATAAGTAGGTTAACGAAATGGTCGTTCGCAAGCTTGAGATACCGCCACCAATTTCAGTGGCCCTCAACTCGATTCGAAGTTTCGCCCGGGCCGATGTTAGCCGCGGTGGAATCCGCGCACGAAGCGACAACAATTTTCCAGTCGGTTGTTCCTACTCCGTGCCGCTACGCATGCATGCGCAAAATCTACTTTGTACGTAAGCCTCGAAAACGGAGGGGTATCTCTCCTAGCGTTTGGTACGCGCGAGCGCCGCGCTGGGATTCCAGGGTGCACGATCACTTGAGAACCGGAAAGGAACGAGAGGGAGAATTATCGGTAGGCACCGCTGGGAACGGGGTCTGGTTGATTAGCGCGTACAAGAAACGCATTCCATCGGTGAATTCCTCCCAATCTGTTTTTCGCCGGGGACACGCTCGTTTCGCCTCAGCGTTAATTGCATTATTATCGACGCCCGTCCTGAATATCATTCCTCCTTTTTCTCACCGTTCCTCGATCTCCGACTTCGTGTCGCgcattcttaaaccgcgtttacTTAGGAACCAGTACAGCGAATATGCGAGTATGTTTCATCGATGACAACAATTAAATAGGTATagaaatttacatttttattggAGTGTTATAAATTAATAATTGCGAGGATCGCCATCGGGATTATTACCAGCGAATCCATCTGAATAAGCTTGGTTGGCTTGAAGCGCGCAGCTTAGGGCCTGGCGTACAGCTCGACGACGAAGTTGATTCCGTGTCCCCTTTGACTCTTGAATCGCATGGTGACGTTGCTGGTTCCTGGACCGCCTCTGAGGATACTGGCGTACGCACCGTTACCATCGGTCTTTTGGTCCAGAGCCTGGACCAGGGTGATCCTGTCGTAACGCGAGGCATTGAAGGTCCTCTCCTCGGTAACTATTCTCATCCAGGAAGAATTCTTGACCACGTTCTGTCTGAGTACGATCCTGTCGCCGGGCATTCTGAACCCGACCGACAAGTTGTGAGACTTGTTCACGTTCGAAGCATACTGGCCGACTTGAGCGGACGAGTTGACTTCGGTAACAGCGGCGA containing:
- the LOC143428783 gene encoding putative salivary secreted peptide, which encodes MAAQKVLFYLALVVIVAAVTEVNSSAQVGQYASNVNKSHNLSVGFRMPGDRIVLRQNVVKNSSWMRIVTEERTFNASRYDRITLVQALDQKTDGNGAYASILRGGPGTSNVTMRFKSQRGHGINFVVELYARP